The Thermus filiformis genome contains a region encoding:
- the ilvB gene encoding biosynthetic-type acetolactate synthase large subunit, with protein sequence MKGAEALLKAMEQEGVEVIFGHPGGAIMPTYDALYDSPIRHILVRHEQGGVHAATAYARASGKVGVVMATSGPGALNLVTGLADAYMDSTPVVAITGNVPRSLIGTDAFQEADVTGVTMPITKHNYLVQDVNDLPRVIKEAFYIARSGRPGPVLVDVPKDVQLAEFTGSFDVKLDLPGYKPTLRGHPRQIERALEALEKAERPVLMVGGGAQDAHAEILAFAEKTGIPVITTLMGLGAFPGTHPLWLGMPGMHGTVAANRAIYHADVILAVGLRFDDRVTGKVSRFAPHAHTIIHVDVDPAEIGKIVRTQVPIVGDARLVMRELLRGAKPLRLATWWRELEEWRTRHPLTYRPRPHLQSQEVIRAFYEATGGNAIVTTGVGQHQMFAAQFFRVSRPRSFLTSGGLGTMGVGLPFAIGAQVARPGELVIDFDGDGSFQMTLQELATVVKYKLPVKVVVLNNGFLGMVRQWQDLFHAKRYSEVYLADSNPDFARLAEAYGIRGVRVERKEDLKKGVDAVLETDGPVVAEFKVYQEEGVFPMIPSGASVEEMITEDPRQEVGA encoded by the coding sequence ATGAAGGGAGCAGAGGCGCTTTTGAAGGCGATGGAGCAGGAGGGGGTGGAGGTCATCTTCGGCCACCCGGGCGGGGCCATCATGCCCACCTACGACGCCCTCTACGACAGCCCCATCCGCCACATCCTGGTGCGGCACGAGCAAGGAGGGGTTCACGCGGCCACCGCCTACGCCCGGGCGAGCGGCAAGGTGGGGGTGGTCATGGCCACCTCGGGCCCCGGGGCGCTCAACCTGGTCACGGGCCTGGCGGACGCCTACATGGACTCCACCCCGGTGGTGGCCATCACCGGGAACGTGCCCCGTAGCCTCATCGGCACGGACGCCTTCCAGGAGGCGGACGTGACCGGGGTGACCATGCCCATCACCAAGCACAACTACCTGGTCCAGGACGTGAACGACCTGCCCCGGGTCATCAAGGAGGCCTTCTACATCGCCCGCTCCGGCCGTCCGGGGCCGGTCCTGGTGGACGTGCCCAAGGACGTCCAGCTGGCCGAGTTCACCGGGAGCTTTGACGTGAAGCTGGACCTCCCGGGCTACAAGCCCACCCTGAGGGGGCACCCCCGGCAGATTGAGCGGGCCCTCGAGGCCCTGGAGAAGGCGGAGCGGCCCGTCCTTATGGTGGGGGGCGGGGCCCAGGACGCCCACGCGGAAATCCTGGCCTTCGCGGAGAAGACGGGGATTCCCGTGATCACCACCCTGATGGGCCTGGGGGCCTTTCCCGGCACCCACCCCCTGTGGCTCGGCATGCCGGGGATGCACGGCACCGTGGCTGCCAACCGGGCCATCTACCACGCGGACGTGATCCTGGCCGTGGGCCTCCGGTTTGACGACCGGGTCACGGGGAAGGTCTCCCGCTTCGCCCCCCACGCCCACACCATCATTCACGTGGACGTGGACCCCGCCGAGATCGGCAAGATCGTCCGCACCCAGGTCCCCATCGTGGGGGATGCCCGGCTGGTGATGCGGGAGCTTCTGCGGGGGGCCAAGCCCCTGAGGCTCGCCACCTGGTGGCGGGAGCTGGAGGAGTGGCGCACCCGCCACCCCCTCACCTACCGGCCCCGGCCCCACCTCCAAAGCCAAGAGGTCATCCGGGCCTTCTACGAGGCCACGGGGGGGAACGCCATCGTCACCACCGGGGTGGGGCAGCACCAGATGTTCGCCGCCCAGTTCTTCCGGGTCTCCCGGCCCCGGAGCTTCCTCACCTCGGGCGGCCTGGGCACCATGGGGGTGGGGCTTCCCTTCGCCATCGGGGCCCAGGTGGCGAGGCCGGGGGAGCTGGTCATAGACTTTGACGGGGACGGCTCCTTCCAGATGACCCTGCAGGAGCTGGCCACGGTGGTCAAGTACAAGCTTCCCGTGAAGGTGGTGGTCCTGAACAACGGCTTTTTGGGCATGGTCCGGCAGTGGCAGGACCTCTTCCACGCCAAGCGCTACAGCGAGGTCTACCTGGCCGACTCCAACCCCGACTTCGCCCGGCTGGCCGAGGCCTACGGCATCCGGGGGGTCCGGGTGGAGCGGAAGGAGGACCTCAAGAAGGGGGTGGACGCGGTCCTGGAGACGGACGGGCCCGTGGTGGCCGAGTTCAAGGTCTACCAGGAGGAGGGGGTCTTCCCCATGATTCCTTCCGGCGCCTCGGTGGAGGAGATGATCACCGAGGACCCCAGGCAGGAGGTGGGCGCATGA
- the ilvN gene encoding acetolactate synthase small subunit, translating into MRHVISVLVQDHPRVLNRITSLFARRGFNLESLAVGTTHVPGLSRISLVVSGDDRTLEQVEKQLNRLIEVLKVTDHSEPHVERELALVKVHVGGLEERLAIKDIQEAFRARVVDVAKESLILELTGDSNKINSFVEALRPFGLLEVMRTGAVAMSRGERVLKVREKREEAV; encoded by the coding sequence ATGAGACACGTCATCTCGGTCCTGGTCCAGGACCATCCCCGGGTCCTGAACCGCATCACCAGCCTCTTCGCCCGGCGGGGCTTCAACCTGGAGAGCCTGGCCGTGGGCACCACCCACGTGCCCGGGCTTTCCCGCATCAGCCTGGTGGTCTCGGGGGACGACCGCACCCTCGAGCAGGTGGAGAAGCAGCTCAACCGGCTGATCGAGGTCCTCAAGGTCACCGACCACTCCGAGCCCCACGTGGAGCGGGAGCTGGCTCTCGTCAAGGTCCACGTGGGGGGCCTCGAGGAGCGCCTCGCCATCAAGGACATCCAGGAGGCCTTCCGGGCCCGGGTGGTGGACGTGGCCAAGGAGAGCCTGATCCTGGAGCTCACCGGGGATTCCAACAAGATAAACTCTTTCGTTGAGGCCCTCAGGCCCTTCGGCCTCCTCGAGGTCATGCGCACCGGCGCGGTGGCCATGAGCCGGGGGGAGCGGGTCCTCAAGGTGCGGGAAAAGCGGGAGGAAGCGGTATGA
- the ilvC gene encoding ketol-acid reductoisomerase, translating to MKIYYDHDADIGFLSGKKVAVLGFGSQGHAHALNLKDSGVDVRVGLRPGSKSWARAEAEGLRVLSVAEAVREADLVMMLLPDETQARVYREEVEPNLKEGGALAFAHGFNIHFGQIRPRKDLDVFMVAPKGPGHLVRSEYQRGSGVPALVAVHQDASGSAFQTALAYAKAIGATRAGVIPTTFKDETETDLFGEQAVLCGGLTRLIAAGFETLTEAGYPPEMAYFEVLHEVKLIVDLIYESGLSGMRYSISNTAEYGDYTRGDQVVPLEETKRRMREVLRQIQTGEFAREWVLENQAGQPVLQANRRRWQAHPIEEVGSRLRAMMPFIKPRISKEEMGG from the coding sequence ATGAAGATCTACTACGATCACGACGCGGACATCGGGTTTCTCTCCGGCAAGAAGGTGGCGGTCTTGGGCTTCGGCTCCCAGGGGCACGCCCACGCCCTGAACCTCAAGGACTCGGGGGTGGATGTGCGGGTGGGCCTCCGCCCGGGGTCCAAGAGCTGGGCCAGGGCCGAGGCGGAGGGCCTGCGGGTGCTCAGCGTCGCCGAGGCGGTGCGGGAGGCCGACCTGGTCATGATGCTCCTCCCCGACGAGACCCAGGCCCGGGTCTACCGGGAGGAGGTGGAGCCGAACCTCAAGGAGGGTGGGGCTTTGGCCTTCGCCCACGGCTTCAACATCCACTTCGGCCAGATCCGGCCGCGGAAGGACCTGGATGTCTTCATGGTGGCCCCCAAGGGGCCGGGGCACTTGGTCCGCTCCGAGTACCAGAGGGGGAGCGGGGTGCCCGCCCTGGTGGCTGTGCACCAGGACGCCTCGGGCTCGGCCTTCCAGACCGCCTTGGCCTACGCCAAGGCCATCGGGGCCACCCGGGCCGGGGTCATCCCCACCACCTTCAAGGATGAGACGGAGACCGACCTCTTCGGGGAGCAGGCGGTGCTGTGCGGGGGGCTCACCCGGCTCATCGCCGCTGGTTTTGAGACCCTGACCGAGGCGGGCTACCCCCCGGAGATGGCCTACTTTGAGGTCCTGCACGAGGTCAAGCTCATCGTGGACCTCATCTACGAGTCCGGGCTTTCCGGGATGCGCTACTCCATCTCCAACACCGCCGAGTACGGGGACTACACCCGGGGGGACCAGGTGGTGCCCCTGGAGGAGACCAAGCGCCGCATGCGGGAGGTGCTCCGCCAGATCCAGACCGGGGAGTTCGCCCGGGAGTGGGTTTTGGAGAACCAGGCGGGCCAGCCCGTCCTCCAGGCCAACCGCAGGCGCTGGCAGGCCCACCCCATTGAGGAGGTGGGCTCGAGGCTCAGGGCCATGATGCCCTTCATCAAGCCCAGGATCAGCAAAGAGGAGATGGGAGGGTAG